The following proteins are encoded in a genomic region of Primulina huaijiensis isolate GDHJ02 chromosome 3, ASM1229523v2, whole genome shotgun sequence:
- the LOC140974019 gene encoding GATA transcription factor 8-like — MGPFFVDEIDCGNFFDQMDDLIEFPPENDCAGGDLVNSGNCQDISSMWNDLLPDSDPLFPGSQTDSAADLSAELSVPYEDIIQLEWLSTFMEDSFSGGGMTIGKDNSGINKVLPSSHKQFQTSSPVSVLESSSSSTSVGKNTPLSGSQRARSKRSRPATFSPRLPIHLISPSTSGEAPLPSAPHRFYTDTENFAESLPKLNGSEHKKKKKIKSSLPVDPMESTYQKTPTQSVRKCLHCEITKTPQWRAGPMGPKTLCNACGVRFKSGRLFPEYRPAASPTFVPALHSNSHKKVIEMRNNVGLESMGKTSKTECNPSTSL, encoded by the exons ATGGGGCCATTTTTCGTTGATGAAATTGACTGTGGAAACTTCTTTGATCAAATGGATGATTTAATTGAGTTTCCTCCCGAAAATGATTGTGCCGGTGGTGACTTAGTTAACTCCGGCAACTGCCAAGATATTTCGAGCATGTGGAATGACTTGTTACCGGATTCCGACCCTCTTTTTCCCGGAAGCCAAACAGATTCTGCAGCTGACCTTTCTGCAGAGCTCTCTGTTCCG TACGAGGATATCATACAGCTCGAATGGCTTTCGACGTTCATGGAGGATTCATTTTCCGGCGGTGGCATGACCATTGGAAAAGATAACTCTGGCATAAACAAAGTGCTACCATCCTCTCACAAACAATTCCAAACCTCAAGCCCAGTTTCAGTGTTAGAGAGCAGCAGCAGTTCCACTTCTGTTGGGAAGAATACGCCTCTCAGTGGCTCACAACGTGCTCGAAGCAAGCGCTCCCGCCCCGCAACTTTCAGTCCCAGATTGCCAATTCATCTCATCTCCCCCTCAACCTCAGGAGAGGCCCCTCTGCCTTCTGCCCCTCATAGATTCTATACAGATACCGAGAATTTCGCTGAGTCACTCCCGAAACTGAATGGATCCGAAcataagaagaaaaagaaaataaaatcatcttTACCAGTGGATCCGATGGAGTCTACGTATCAGAAAACACCTACACAATCCGTTCGTAAATGCTTACACTGCGAGATAACAAAGACTCCTCAATGGAGAGCTGGCCCAATGGGTCCGAAAACTCTATGCAACGCATGTGGAGTTCGCTTCAAGTCTGGTCGACTGTTCCCCGAGTACCGTCCCGCTGCCAGCCCGACCTTTGTTCCTGCTCTGCACTCCAACTCCCACAAGAAAGTTATTGAGATGAGGAACAACGTTGGCCTCGAAAGCATGGGAAAAACGTCGAAGACCGAATGCAACCCAAGCACCTCACTCTAG
- the LOC140974018 gene encoding protein ENHANCED DISEASE RESISTANCE 2-like isoform X1 yields MGEEWEMKGWLYLLRFNRFGLQYSRKRYFILEDSCLRSFKSIPGSETEEPLRSAIIDSCVRVVDNGRESHRMKLFFIFTLVNTSNHNDMLKLGATSSEDAARWIRALQDAVLNSVNSLTSCSKRKWQPFSLSVSKRMKNKRCVDPATVSSDHMNAMTSDVIAPSAWKIFGCQNGLRLFKESRDRDSKRKHWGDHPAIMAVGVVDGASEDVFHTLMSLGTSRTEWDFCFYQGSVIEHLDGHTDIIYIQLYNHWLPWEMKRRDLLLRRYWRREEDGTYVILYHSVIHRKCPPQNGYVRAYLKSGGYVISPTKQGKECVIKNMLAVDWRFWKSYIRKTSSRSITICMLGRVAALREFFTAKSRNSSHECVSRELTIDAGMPASDNEAIMTEVSMNRVPYKDEDEPARQISGASSLFEMDDAADEFFDVPEPIDDEPLETEWCSNKSPELCYVEYQPKLSSSANFVKKLHDLAVQKKGYQELREISWDESVSSCYGTTLPKDSTFNMPCSWAAADASSFLIRDDSYLQDRRKMKAKGTLMEMVAADWLRSDKREDHLAGRYGGIVQRYASQGGPEFFFIINIQVPGSATYSLALYYMLKTPLEETPLLERFVNDDDAFRNSRFKLIPYISKVNSQGSWIVKQSVGKKACLIGQALEINYFRGKNYLELDVDIGSSTVARGVVGLVLGYLNNLVIEMAFLIQGNTEDELPEFLLGTCRLNHLDASKSVPTVSISSS; encoded by the exons ATGGGAGAAGAATGGGAGATGAAGGGGTGGCTGTACCTGCTTCGTTTCAACCGTTTTGGGCTGCAATATTCACGTAAAAGGTACTTCATTCTTGAAGATAGTTGCCTCAGGAGCTTCAAATCAATCCCCGGTTCCGAGACAGAG GAGCCTCTGAGAAGTGCAATAATAGACTCCTGCGTTCGTGTCGTAGACAATGGAAGAGAGAGCCACCGCATGAAA ctatttttcattttcaccTTAGTCAATACTTCAAATCACAATGATATGCTGAAG TTAGGAGCAACCAGCTCCGAAGATGCCGCTAGGTGGATTCGAGCTTTACAGGATGCTGTGCTTAACTCAGTTAACAGCTTGACATCTTGTTCCAAAAGAAAATGGCAGCCTTTCAG CTTGAGTGTTTCAAagagaatgaaaaataaaaggTGTGTTGACCCGGCTACAGTATCTTCCGATCACATGAATGCGATGACATCCGATGTAATTGCACCTTCAGCATGGAAAATATTTGGCTGTCAAAATG GATTACGTCTCTTCAAAGAGTCAAGAGATAGAGATTCCAAACGGAAG CATTGGGGCGATCACCCAGCCATAATGGCGGTAGGTGTCGTTGATGGAGCTTCAGAAGATGTTTTTCACACCCTTATGTCTCTTGGTACCTCAAGAACAGA ATGGGATTTCTGCTTCTATCAGGGCAGTGTGATTGAGCATCTTGATGGCCACACTGATATAATTTACATTCAACTTTACAACCATTGGCTACCATG GGAAATGAAACGAAGAGACTTGCTGCTCAGACGTTATTGGAGAAGAGAAGAGGATGGCACATATG TGATTCTTTACCATTCCGTGATTCACAGAAAGTGTCCGCCCCAAAATGGATATGTCCGTGCTTACCTTAAAA GTGGTGGATATGTGATTTCTCCTACAAAGCAAGGTAAAGAATGTGTCATAAAAAACATGCTTGCCGTGGATTGGAGGTTTTGGAAATCATATATAAGGAAAACATCTTCAAGATCTATTACTATTTGTATGCTTGGGAGAGTTGCAG CTTTAAGAGAATTTTTCACAGCAAAATCCAGAAATTCTAGCCATGAATGTGTATCGAGAGAGCTGACAATAGATGCGGGGATGCCTGCGAGTGATAACGAGGCAATCATGACAGAAGTTAGCATGAATAGGGTACCATATAAAGATGAAGATGAGCCGGCAAGACAGATTTCTGGGGCTTCTAGTCTCTTCGAAATGGATGATGCGGCTGACGAGTTTTTTGATGTTCCCGAACCGATTGATGATGAGCCATTAGAGACTGAATGGTGTTCAAACAAGAGTCCAGAATTGTGTTATGTG GAGTACCAGCCAAAATTATCTTCTTCTGCCAACTTTGTGAAAAAACTGCATGATCTCGCAG TTCAGAAAAAGGGTTACCAGGAATTGCGAGAAATATCTTGGGATGAAAGTGTATCATCCTGTTACGGTACCACGCTTCCGAAGGATTCGACTTTTAACATGCCCTGTAGCTGGGCAGCAGCTGATGCTTCCTCGTTCCTTATTCGTGATGATAGTTATTTACAAGACCGTCGAAAG ATGAAAGCAAAAGGGACTTTGATGGAAATGGTTGCTGCAGATTGGCTGAGATCGGACAAGCGCGAAGATCATCTTGCTGGTCGATATGGAGGCATTGTACAG AGATATGCTTCTCAAGGAGGACCAGAgttcttttttatcattaatatACAG GTTCCTGGCTCGGCCACATATAGTTTGGCCTTATATTACATGTTAAAAACACCCCTGGAAGAGACGCCTTTGTTGGAACGCTTTGTTAATGATGATGATGCATTCAGGAATTCGAGGTTCAAGCTCATACCATATATTTCAAAG GTAAATTCTCAGGGATCTTGGATCGTAAAGCAGAGTGTCGGAAAGAAAGCTTGTCTAATAGGTCAAGCACTTGAAATCAATTATTTTCGAGGGAAAAACTACTTGGAG CTCGATGTCGATATTGGGTCATCAACCGTGGCAAGAGGTGTGGTTGGCCTTGTTCTTGGATACTTGAATAACCTTGTCATAGAGATGGCATTCTTGATACAG GGTAACACGGAGGACGAATTACCAGAATTTCTGCTAGGAACGTGTCGACTTAACCACTTGGATGCGTCAAAATCAGTTCCTACTGTCTCAATCAGCAGCAGCTAG
- the LOC140974018 gene encoding protein ENHANCED DISEASE RESISTANCE 2-like isoform X2, whose product MGEEWEMKGWLYLLRFNRFGLQYSRKRYFILEDSCLRSFKSIPGSETEEPLRSAIIDSCVRVVDNGRESHRMKLFFIFTLVNTSNHNDMLKLGATSSEDAARWIRALQDAVLNSVNSLTSCSKRKWQPFSLSVSKRMKNKRCVDPATVSSDHMNAMTSDVIAPSAWKIFGCQNGLRLFKESRDRDSKRKHWGDHPAIMAVGVVDGASEDVFHTLMSLGTSRTEWDFCFYQGSVIEHLDGHTDIIYIQLYNHWLPWEMKRRDLLLRRYWRREEDGTYVILYHSVIHRKCPPQNGYVRAYLKSGGYVISPTKQGKECVIKNMLAVDWRFWKSYIRKTSSRSITICMLGRVAALREFFTAKSRNSSHECVSRELTIDAGMPASDNEAIMTEVSMNRVPYKDEDEPARQISGASSLFEMDDAADEFFDVPEPIDDEPLETEWCSNKSPELCYVEYQPKLSSSANFVKKLHDLAVQKKGYQELREISWDESVSSCYGTTLPKDSTFNMPCSWAAADASSFLIRDDSYLQDRRKMKAKGTLMEMVAADWLRSDKREDHLAGRYGGIVQRYASQGGPEFFFIINIQVPGSATYSLALYYMLKTPLEETPLLERFVNDDDAFRNSRFKLIPYISKGSWIVKQSVGKKACLIGQALEINYFRGKNYLELDVDIGSSTVARGVVGLVLGYLNNLVIEMAFLIQGNTEDELPEFLLGTCRLNHLDASKSVPTVSISSS is encoded by the exons ATGGGAGAAGAATGGGAGATGAAGGGGTGGCTGTACCTGCTTCGTTTCAACCGTTTTGGGCTGCAATATTCACGTAAAAGGTACTTCATTCTTGAAGATAGTTGCCTCAGGAGCTTCAAATCAATCCCCGGTTCCGAGACAGAG GAGCCTCTGAGAAGTGCAATAATAGACTCCTGCGTTCGTGTCGTAGACAATGGAAGAGAGAGCCACCGCATGAAA ctatttttcattttcaccTTAGTCAATACTTCAAATCACAATGATATGCTGAAG TTAGGAGCAACCAGCTCCGAAGATGCCGCTAGGTGGATTCGAGCTTTACAGGATGCTGTGCTTAACTCAGTTAACAGCTTGACATCTTGTTCCAAAAGAAAATGGCAGCCTTTCAG CTTGAGTGTTTCAAagagaatgaaaaataaaaggTGTGTTGACCCGGCTACAGTATCTTCCGATCACATGAATGCGATGACATCCGATGTAATTGCACCTTCAGCATGGAAAATATTTGGCTGTCAAAATG GATTACGTCTCTTCAAAGAGTCAAGAGATAGAGATTCCAAACGGAAG CATTGGGGCGATCACCCAGCCATAATGGCGGTAGGTGTCGTTGATGGAGCTTCAGAAGATGTTTTTCACACCCTTATGTCTCTTGGTACCTCAAGAACAGA ATGGGATTTCTGCTTCTATCAGGGCAGTGTGATTGAGCATCTTGATGGCCACACTGATATAATTTACATTCAACTTTACAACCATTGGCTACCATG GGAAATGAAACGAAGAGACTTGCTGCTCAGACGTTATTGGAGAAGAGAAGAGGATGGCACATATG TGATTCTTTACCATTCCGTGATTCACAGAAAGTGTCCGCCCCAAAATGGATATGTCCGTGCTTACCTTAAAA GTGGTGGATATGTGATTTCTCCTACAAAGCAAGGTAAAGAATGTGTCATAAAAAACATGCTTGCCGTGGATTGGAGGTTTTGGAAATCATATATAAGGAAAACATCTTCAAGATCTATTACTATTTGTATGCTTGGGAGAGTTGCAG CTTTAAGAGAATTTTTCACAGCAAAATCCAGAAATTCTAGCCATGAATGTGTATCGAGAGAGCTGACAATAGATGCGGGGATGCCTGCGAGTGATAACGAGGCAATCATGACAGAAGTTAGCATGAATAGGGTACCATATAAAGATGAAGATGAGCCGGCAAGACAGATTTCTGGGGCTTCTAGTCTCTTCGAAATGGATGATGCGGCTGACGAGTTTTTTGATGTTCCCGAACCGATTGATGATGAGCCATTAGAGACTGAATGGTGTTCAAACAAGAGTCCAGAATTGTGTTATGTG GAGTACCAGCCAAAATTATCTTCTTCTGCCAACTTTGTGAAAAAACTGCATGATCTCGCAG TTCAGAAAAAGGGTTACCAGGAATTGCGAGAAATATCTTGGGATGAAAGTGTATCATCCTGTTACGGTACCACGCTTCCGAAGGATTCGACTTTTAACATGCCCTGTAGCTGGGCAGCAGCTGATGCTTCCTCGTTCCTTATTCGTGATGATAGTTATTTACAAGACCGTCGAAAG ATGAAAGCAAAAGGGACTTTGATGGAAATGGTTGCTGCAGATTGGCTGAGATCGGACAAGCGCGAAGATCATCTTGCTGGTCGATATGGAGGCATTGTACAG AGATATGCTTCTCAAGGAGGACCAGAgttcttttttatcattaatatACAG GTTCCTGGCTCGGCCACATATAGTTTGGCCTTATATTACATGTTAAAAACACCCCTGGAAGAGACGCCTTTGTTGGAACGCTTTGTTAATGATGATGATGCATTCAGGAATTCGAGGTTCAAGCTCATACCATATATTTCAAAG GGATCTTGGATCGTAAAGCAGAGTGTCGGAAAGAAAGCTTGTCTAATAGGTCAAGCACTTGAAATCAATTATTTTCGAGGGAAAAACTACTTGGAG CTCGATGTCGATATTGGGTCATCAACCGTGGCAAGAGGTGTGGTTGGCCTTGTTCTTGGATACTTGAATAACCTTGTCATAGAGATGGCATTCTTGATACAG GGTAACACGGAGGACGAATTACCAGAATTTCTGCTAGGAACGTGTCGACTTAACCACTTGGATGCGTCAAAATCAGTTCCTACTGTCTCAATCAGCAGCAGCTAG
- the LOC140974020 gene encoding GCN5-related N-acetyltransferase 4, chloroplastic-like produces MQGVSCATLVNSCSRSFSLFLSSKNLKRRPFSSISGYGIPTSGFSSSHPLTSGTCMASQVAELFPVTSPEVVVREARIDDCWEVAETHCSSFFPTYTFPLDLALRVNRLIGMLFGFSSPNGYKRTFLVAVIGSSGEDSFFLGSEDFKIGVFKGKLSLNKGYVAGILTVDTVADFLPRKGPLRQRRTGIAYLSNVAVRDEYRRKGIAKRLIAKAEEEAKSWGCRSIALHCDLNNRGATMLYANQGYKSIKIPEGANWPYPRASQEVRYGFMMKLL; encoded by the exons ATGCAAGGCGTTTCTTGTGCGACGCTTGTAAATAGCTGCAGCCGTAGTTTTAGTCTATTTCTCAGTTCCAAGAATCTGAAGCGTCGACCCTTTTCTTCGATTTCTGGTTACGGAATTCCCACCTCTGGTTTCTCTTCTTCGCATCCCTTGACATCAG GGACTTGTATGGCAAGTCAGGTGGCAGAACTGTTCCCAGTGACATCTCCTGAGGTTGTTGTTCGCGAAGCAAGGATAGATGACTGCTGGGAAGTAGCTGAGACACACTGCAGTTCTTTCTTTCCTACATACACTTTCCCTCTGGATTTAGCATTGAGAGTTAACCGGCTCATTGGAATGCTCTTTGGATTCTCATCACCAAATGGCTACAAGAGGACTTTTCTGGTTGCTGTAATTGGTAGTTCTGGTGAAGATTCGTTTTTCTTAGGCAGTGAAGATTTCAAAATTGGAGTTTTTAAGGGAAAGTTAAGTCTAAATAAAGGATATGTAGCGGGAATTCTTACCGTGGATACGGTGGCAGATTTTCTTCCAAGAAAAGGACCTCTTCGACAAAGAAG GACAGGAATCGCGTACTTATCAAATGTTGCTGTTCGAGATGAATACCGCAGAAAGGGAATAGCGAAGAGGCTAATCGCTAAAGCAGAGGAAGAAGCTAAAAGTTGGGGATGTCGTTCCATAGCTTTACATTGTGATCTTAACAACCGAGGAGCAACCATGTTGTATGCAAACCAAGGCTATAAATCCATTAAGATCCCCGAAGGAGCAAATTGGCCTTACCCAAGAGCTTCGCAAGAAGTGAGGTATGGTTTCATGATGAAACTTCTTTAA